The segment GCGGGCCATCTCGAGCAGGCCGCGCATCGTGACCAGCATGTCGTTCATCTCGCGGTCGGCCACCTCGCGCCCGGCCGCGTAGCCCTCGTCGTGGCCTTGCCGCCGCGCGTCCTGCACGACCGTGTCCGCGCGCGCCGCCGCGTCCTCGACCAGCGTGCGGGCGCGGGTGTGCGCGTCGGCGATCAGCAGCTCGGCGTTGCGGGCGGCGTCGTCGATGACCGCCTGCGCCTCGGCGCGGAGCGCGACGACGTCGACCGCGGGCGCCGCCGGCGGCGCGCCGCCGAGCGGCGCGTCGAGGAGAAACGCGTCGGCGGACTCGCCGAAACCGAACGCGTCCGGCGACGAAGCGTCGCCGGCGCCGGTCGCCGTCTCGAGCTGCGGGGCCGCCACCTCCGGAACGCGCAGCTGATAGCGCTCGATCCGGATGTGCGACCCCTTGACGACGCGGCCCATGCTAGACGATCCGGTCGTCCTTTCCGGCGCGCGCGATCACGATCTGCCCGTTCTCCTCGAGCGTGCGGATCACGTCGACGATGTTCTGCTGCGCCTTCCCGACCTCGCGCACGCGGACCGGCCCGAGGACCTCGATGTCCTCGCGCAGCGTCGTCGCGGCGCGGCTCGACATGTTCTTGAAGATCCGGTTGAGCAGCTCGTCGTTCGCGGTCTTGAGCGCGAGCGCGAGGTCCTTGCCGTCGACCTCCTTGAGGACGCGCTGGATCGCGCGGTCGTCGAGGTTGATGATGTCCTCGAAGACGAACAGCAGGTTCTTGACCTCGTTCGCGATGTCGGGATCGCGCTTGGAGAGCCCTTCGAGGATGTTCTTCTCGGTCTCGCGGTCGACGAAGCCCATCACCGAGGCGAGCGAATGGACGCCGCCGGCTTTGGTGAAGTCGCTCCCGCTGACCAGCAGCCGGCGGCCGAGCAGTTCGTCGAGCTGTTCCAAAATCTCAGGTGCCGTCTTCTGGAGGATGGCGATCCGCATTGCGACCTCGCCTTGCAATTCGGGCTCGAGCTGCGAAAGCACCGCGCCGGCCTGGTCGGGCGACATGTAGACGAGGATGAGCGAGATCGTCTGCGGGTGCTCTTCCTTGATGAACTCCAGCAGCTGCGCGGGCTCGGTCTTCTTCACCAGCTCCAGCGGGTTGCCGTGCTTGAGCGCCGCGAACAGCCGGTTCGTCATGTCGTCGGCCTGGCCGGCGCCGAACGAGCGCTCGAGAATTTCCTTCGCGTACTCGATCCCGCCCTCGTTGATGTACTTGAGCGCGATCGCGCGC is part of the Candidatus Eremiobacterota bacterium genome and harbors:
- the fliG gene encoding flagellar motor switch protein FliG, encoding MAGPEKAAILMITIGLELAASIFKFLRQDEVERIVLEIAKISTVPIDKRDAVIQEAYQRAIALKYINEGGIEYAKEILERSFGAGQADDMTNRLFAALKHGNPLELVKKTEPAQLLEFIKEEHPQTISLILVYMSPDQAGAVLSQLEPELQGEVAMRIAILQKTAPEILEQLDELLGRRLLVSGSDFTKAGGVHSLASVMGFVDRETEKNILEGLSKRDPDIANEVKNLLFVFEDIINLDDRAIQRVLKEVDGKDLALALKTANDELLNRIFKNMSSRAATTLREDIEVLGPVRVREVGKAQQNIVDVIRTLEENGQIVIARAGKDDRIV